A window of the Mucilaginibacter sp. cycad4 genome harbors these coding sequences:
- a CDS encoding alpha-glucuronidase family glycosyl hydrolase encodes MAKYSIKNMCLLALLFMAAINKAYADNGYKLWLEYNKVTNRQLAVAYRQQLQYMIFPAQSDQLKAAKAELLTGLDGMLALKPRDTKSITNGQTIIIGTPQSLKAFSITAPDSIGSEGYLIKTALVRQKKCIIIIANTDAGVMYGVFNFLKLIQTYQSINKLDLSDHPRMMYRVLDHWDNLNRTVERGYAGSSIWNWHKLPGVVDQRYIDYARANASIGINGSVVNNVNADALILSPQYLLKVQALASVFRTYGIRIYLSVKFSSPVELGGLKTADPLDPAVKKWWADKADEIYRYIPDFGGFLVKANSEGQPGPQSYGRTHADGANMLADALAPHHGIVMWRAFVYDNKVPDDRFKQAYNEFKPFDGKFKDNVIIQVKNGPIDFQPREPFHPLFGAMPNTPLMMEFQLTQEYLGFSTHLVYEAPLFAECLQSDTYTRGKGSTVSRILKGDFNKKLITGMAGVANIGTDLNWCGHPFAQANWYAFGRMAWNPEQPPAVIAADWLKMTFTNDESFISPVKNFMLQSRENTVNYMTPLGLHHIMGVSTHYGPGPWVDNAGRPDWNATYYHKADSAGIGFDRTGTGSNALSQYAPQVKTRWENLQTCPDEYLLWFHHLSWTYKMHSGRSLWDELVRHYYNGADSVKQMGLTWDKMQGKIDAERFSEVRQLMQVQLNEATTWRDACVLYFQTFSKMPIGATYAKPRHPLDYYKKMKFYYVPGIGGNNYMTN; translated from the coding sequence ATGGCCAAATATTCAATAAAGAACATGTGTTTGTTGGCGCTGCTTTTCATGGCGGCGATAAATAAAGCTTATGCGGATAATGGTTATAAGTTATGGCTTGAATATAATAAGGTAACCAACCGGCAATTGGCCGTTGCTTACAGGCAACAGCTGCAATACATGATCTTCCCGGCACAATCAGACCAGCTTAAGGCTGCGAAGGCCGAGCTCTTAACGGGCCTTGATGGAATGCTGGCCCTAAAGCCACGAGATACTAAAAGCATAACTAATGGGCAAACTATTATAATAGGTACGCCGCAGTCACTAAAGGCTTTTTCGATAACTGCCCCCGATAGCATCGGCAGCGAGGGGTATCTTATCAAAACTGCCCTTGTCAGGCAAAAGAAATGTATCATCATAATTGCTAACACCGATGCCGGCGTTATGTATGGTGTTTTCAATTTTTTAAAGCTGATCCAAACCTATCAATCTATTAATAAACTGGATCTTTCAGATCATCCGAGGATGATGTACCGGGTACTGGATCACTGGGATAACCTGAACCGTACGGTAGAGCGGGGCTATGCGGGCTCATCCATCTGGAACTGGCACAAGCTGCCAGGAGTGGTTGATCAGCGTTATATTGATTATGCGCGGGCTAATGCCTCGATAGGGATTAATGGTTCGGTTGTAAACAATGTAAATGCCGATGCGCTGATCCTTTCGCCTCAATATTTGTTAAAAGTGCAGGCTTTGGCCAGTGTATTCAGAACATACGGCATCAGGATTTATCTGTCGGTAAAATTCAGCAGCCCGGTTGAGCTGGGGGGCTTAAAAACTGCCGATCCGCTTGATCCCGCAGTAAAAAAATGGTGGGCTGATAAGGCTGATGAAATTTACCGCTACATTCCTGATTTCGGCGGTTTTTTGGTGAAGGCTAATTCGGAGGGGCAACCCGGTCCGCAAAGCTATGGCCGTACACATGCCGACGGAGCAAATATGCTGGCCGATGCTTTGGCCCCGCATCATGGTATAGTGATGTGGCGTGCCTTTGTTTATGATAATAAAGTTCCGGACGACCGTTTTAAACAAGCCTATAACGAGTTTAAGCCTTTTGATGGCAAGTTTAAGGATAATGTGATCATCCAGGTAAAAAACGGCCCGATAGATTTTCAGCCGCGGGAACCATTTCATCCCCTGTTTGGGGCTATGCCCAATACGCCGCTGATGATGGAGTTCCAGTTAACGCAGGAATACCTTGGCTTTTCAACACACCTGGTTTATGAAGCGCCGTTATTTGCCGAATGCCTGCAATCGGATACATACACGCGTGGTAAAGGTTCAACAGTATCACGTATATTGAAAGGTGATTTTAACAAAAAACTGATAACCGGGATGGCCGGGGTGGCCAATATCGGCACTGATTTAAACTGGTGCGGCCACCCTTTTGCACAGGCCAACTGGTATGCCTTCGGCCGCATGGCCTGGAACCCGGAGCAACCACCGGCGGTAATTGCCGCCGACTGGCTCAAAATGACCTTTACCAATGACGAGAGCTTTATCTCGCCTGTAAAAAACTTCATGCTGCAATCAAGAGAAAATACGGTTAATTATATGACCCCGCTTGGCCTGCACCACATCATGGGGGTATCAACGCATTATGGCCCTGGCCCATGGGTTGATAATGCCGGTCGCCCGGATTGGAATGCCACTTATTATCATAAGGCAGATTCGGCAGGGATAGGCTTTGACCGTACCGGCACGGGCAGTAATGCGCTCTCGCAATATGCACCGCAGGTTAAAACGCGCTGGGAAAACCTGCAAACCTGCCCCGACGAATACCTGCTTTGGTTTCACCATTTAAGCTGGACTTACAAAATGCACTCGGGCAGATCATTGTGGGATGAGCTGGTTCGCCACTATTATAACGGAGCCGATTCCGTTAAGCAGATGGGGCTCACCTGGGATAAAATGCAGGGTAAGATAGACGCCGAACGTTTTTCCGAAGTGCGGCAACTGATGCAGGTTCAGTTAAACGAGGCCACAACCTGGCGCGATGCCTGTGTTTTATATTTTCAAACGTTTTCAAAAATGCCCATCGGAGCCACCTATGCAAAGCCGCGGCACCCGCTTGACTATTATAAAAAGATGAAATTTTACTACGTGCCGGGCATAGGAGGGAACAATTACATGACCAATTAA
- a CDS encoding glycoside hydrolase family 43 protein, producing the protein MSKQFTAAKLILALFAPLCILSACDSSTKKTADTADSAKADTGKKVKYLSQPLISSIYTADPSAHVFNGKIYIYPSHDINAGIPENDNGDHFAMKDYHILSMDSVGGKVTDNGVALDIKDIPWAGRQLWAPDAAYKNGTYYLYFPVKDKKDVFHIGVATSASPVGPFKAEPEPIAGSYSIDPAVFTDTDGKTYMYFGGIWGGQLQRWMTGKYEADGSKTDSKQEDAPAISCKVALLKPDMKTFDGAVKDAVILDSVGKPLLTKDHDRRFFEGSWMHKYNGKYYFTYSTGDTHLLCYAIGDSPLGPFTYKGVFMKPVQGWTTHHSIIEIKGKWYIFYHDTQLSGKTHLRNVKVTELQHNADGSIKLIDPFL; encoded by the coding sequence ATGAGTAAGCAATTTACCGCCGCAAAATTAATCCTCGCACTTTTTGCACCACTGTGCATTTTGAGTGCATGTGATTCATCAACAAAAAAAACAGCTGATACAGCCGATAGCGCAAAAGCAGATACAGGCAAAAAAGTAAAATACCTTTCCCAGCCGCTCATCAGTTCCATTTACACTGCTGATCCTTCGGCTCATGTATTTAACGGTAAAATTTATATCTATCCATCGCATGATATCAATGCAGGCATCCCCGAAAATGATAACGGCGACCATTTTGCCATGAAGGATTACCACATCCTGTCGATGGATAGTGTTGGCGGTAAGGTTACAGATAATGGTGTTGCGCTTGATATTAAGGATATCCCCTGGGCAGGCCGGCAGCTTTGGGCCCCTGATGCCGCTTATAAAAACGGTACCTATTACCTGTACTTCCCGGTGAAGGATAAAAAAGATGTATTCCATATCGGCGTAGCAACTTCTGCCAGTCCGGTAGGCCCGTTTAAGGCCGAGCCTGAGCCAATTGCAGGAAGCTACAGTATTGATCCGGCTGTGTTTACGGATACCGATGGCAAAACATATATGTATTTCGGGGGTATCTGGGGTGGGCAGCTTCAGCGCTGGATGACAGGAAAATATGAAGCTGACGGTTCAAAAACCGACTCAAAACAGGAAGATGCCCCGGCTATAAGCTGTAAAGTAGCTTTGCTAAAACCCGATATGAAAACCTTTGACGGCGCTGTAAAAGATGCTGTTATTTTAGATAGTGTTGGCAAACCGCTGTTAACCAAAGATCATGACCGCCGCTTTTTTGAGGGCTCATGGATGCACAAATACAACGGAAAATATTACTTCACCTATTCAACCGGTGATACGCATTTACTTTGCTATGCGATAGGCGACAGTCCGCTTGGGCCATTCACCTATAAAGGCGTGTTTATGAAACCGGTGCAGGGTTGGACAACCCATCACTCCATCATTGAAATAAAAGGTAAATGGTACATATTTTATCATGATACCCAATTATCGGGCAAAACACACCTGCGCAATGTGAAAGTAACCGAGTTACAGCATAACGCCGATGGATCTATTAAGCTGATCGATCCGTTTTTGTAA
- a CDS encoding alpha/beta hydrolase-fold protein: MKILKALTLILPLLDLLGARGFAQQVKPVIIPNSEHRQMHSKLAGNDYDIYIHYPAGYDTSKQKFPVLYVVDGDNDFSPSLEYLGLLMAEYHIPEPILVAIGDGGLIGTPGNKRNRDFTPVSVPNAAESGGAPVFLDFIEKELIPSVDAGLKTDPANRTLYGYSMGGLFATYTLFTKPTLFKNILIGSPALGYGNGAIFEIEKKYASKYKSLPVNVFMEVGGLETRGQVEPNKRLAALLENRHYENLVFKHIIIDDVTHLSGKPVTMLKALAWGYARK; the protein is encoded by the coding sequence ATGAAAATCCTTAAAGCATTAACCCTGATACTGCCATTGCTTGATTTGTTGGGGGCGCGTGGTTTTGCGCAGCAGGTTAAGCCGGTTATTATCCCTAACTCCGAACACCGGCAAATGCACTCTAAACTGGCAGGTAATGATTATGATATTTATATTCATTACCCGGCTGGCTATGATACTTCTAAACAGAAATTTCCGGTATTGTACGTGGTTGATGGTGATAACGACTTTTCACCATCGCTGGAGTATTTAGGACTATTGATGGCCGAATATCATATCCCCGAACCCATATTGGTGGCTATTGGCGATGGTGGCCTGATTGGTACGCCCGGTAACAAACGCAACCGGGATTTTACACCGGTTTCAGTCCCAAATGCTGCCGAAAGCGGGGGGGCGCCGGTATTTCTTGATTTTATTGAAAAGGAATTGATCCCATCGGTAGATGCCGGATTAAAAACCGATCCCGCAAATCGTACGCTGTACGGATATTCGATGGGGGGCTTGTTTGCAACTTACACCTTGTTTACAAAGCCAACGCTGTTCAAAAATATTCTGATAGGTAGCCCTGCATTGGGCTATGGTAATGGAGCTATATTTGAAATTGAAAAGAAATATGCCTCCAAATATAAAAGCTTGCCCGTAAATGTATTTATGGAAGTGGGCGGATTGGAAACACGGGGTCAGGTTGAACCAAACAAGCGGCTGGCGGCGTTATTAGAGAACCGGCATTATGAAAACCTTGTTTTTAAGCATATTATTATTGATGATGTTACACACTTATCTGGTAAGCCGGTTACCATGCTTAAAGCTCTGGCGTGGGGGTATGCACGTAAGTAA
- a CDS encoding DUF5597 domain-containing protein, whose protein sequence is MKAHILIFVLCCLVVCILKAQNTIQAIPHIQYYGGSAELLVDGAPYLMTGGELGNSSTSSTAYMAPIWPKLQKMHLNTVIAPVYWELLEPQEGKFNFTLVDDLIKSARLYHMKLVLLWFGTWKNSMSCYAPGWVKTNEKRFPRVVNSMGGPEEIISPFSKDALQADIKAFSVLMRHIKQTDSKLHTVLMVQVENEIGMLPDARDHSTLANEAFNQPVPEKLITWLNSHKEKLVPEMQKIWQEGGYKTSGNWESVFGKSPATDELFMAWYFAEYANAVAKAGKVVYPLPMYVNAALNAPGKKPGQYPSAGPLPHLIDIWKAGAPDIDLLSPDFYNPNFSYWNDRYARPDNALFIPEHRFEDGVDAKAFYAIGHYKALGFSPFSIETANKTAGEPLSQSYNIIQQLSGEISKAKRKGTMEGVLLSKDADTVRLQMGDYILTVSHDLTLGWSPKAKDANWLLTGGIIIALPNDEFYVGGTGLVISFKPVKAGVRAGILQVDEGVFINGKWRPGRRLNGDEDHQGRHLRIPVGEYGIQRIKLYNYR, encoded by the coding sequence ATGAAGGCTCACATATTGATATTTGTTTTGTGCTGTTTGGTAGTCTGTATACTTAAGGCACAAAATACTATTCAAGCAATACCGCATATACAATATTACGGCGGTAGTGCCGAATTATTGGTAGATGGAGCACCGTATTTAATGACAGGAGGCGAGCTTGGAAACTCAAGCACTTCAAGCACTGCTTATATGGCCCCGATTTGGCCTAAGCTGCAAAAGATGCATCTCAACACGGTAATAGCCCCGGTTTATTGGGAACTATTGGAGCCACAAGAGGGCAAGTTTAATTTTACGCTGGTTGATGATTTGATCAAAAGTGCCCGGCTGTATCACATGAAACTGGTGCTGCTTTGGTTTGGCACCTGGAAAAATAGCATGAGCTGTTATGCGCCAGGTTGGGTTAAAACCAACGAAAAGCGTTTTCCGCGCGTAGTAAATAGTATGGGTGGTCCCGAAGAAATCATTTCACCATTCTCCAAAGATGCTTTGCAGGCAGATATTAAAGCTTTTAGCGTGTTAATGCGGCATATTAAGCAAACCGATAGTAAGTTACACACAGTACTGATGGTACAGGTTGAAAACGAGATTGGTATGTTGCCAGACGCTCGTGATCATTCAACGTTAGCCAATGAGGCTTTCAATCAGCCCGTTCCGGAAAAGCTAATTACCTGGTTAAATTCGCACAAGGAAAAGCTTGTGCCGGAAATGCAAAAGATATGGCAGGAGGGAGGATATAAAACTTCAGGTAACTGGGAATCGGTTTTTGGCAAAAGCCCGGCTACCGACGAATTGTTTATGGCTTGGTACTTTGCTGAATATGCCAACGCTGTAGCTAAAGCAGGCAAAGTCGTTTACCCGCTGCCGATGTACGTGAATGCCGCCCTTAACGCGCCGGGCAAAAAGCCGGGGCAATACCCTTCTGCAGGCCCGTTGCCGCATTTAATTGACATATGGAAAGCGGGTGCGCCCGATATTGACCTGCTGTCGCCCGATTTTTATAATCCTAATTTCAGCTACTGGAATGATCGTTACGCCCGGCCGGATAATGCATTGTTTATCCCCGAGCACCGGTTTGAGGATGGTGTAGATGCTAAAGCTTTTTATGCCATTGGGCATTATAAGGCGCTGGGTTTTTCACCTTTTTCTATTGAAACAGCTAACAAAACGGCGGGCGAACCACTTAGCCAATCGTATAATATTATTCAGCAGTTGTCGGGGGAGATCAGCAAGGCAAAGCGCAAGGGAACTATGGAGGGCGTACTGTTAAGTAAGGATGCGGATACAGTGCGGTTGCAAATGGGGGACTATATCCTGACGGTTTCGCATGATTTAACGCTGGGCTGGTCGCCAAAAGCAAAGGATGCAAACTGGCTGCTAACCGGTGGTATTATTATTGCCTTGCCCAACGATGAGTTTTATGTAGGCGGTACCGGCCTGGTGATCAGCTTTAAGCCGGTTAAAGCTGGAGTACGTGCAGGCATCTTGCAGGTAGACGAAGGCGTATTTATTAACGGAAAATGGCGGCCGGGACGCCGTTTAAATGGTGATGAAGACCACCAGGGAAGACATTTGAGGATTCCGGTGGGCGAATATGGGATCCAGCGTATTAAGCTTTATAATTATAGGTGA
- a CDS encoding carboxymuconolactone decarboxylase family protein — protein METRIKIDKVEPAGYKAILGLEGFIESTPLTRKHKDLIKIRASQINGCAFCIDMHTKEARKAGETEQRIYALNAWRDTPFFSEEERAILALTEEVTLISNHVKDETYQQAAKVLEKTYLAQVILAIITINAWNRIGITTNLIPA, from the coding sequence ATGGAAACACGAATTAAAATTGACAAAGTAGAGCCCGCCGGATACAAAGCTATCCTTGGACTTGAAGGATTTATTGAAAGTACACCGCTCACAAGAAAACATAAAGACCTGATCAAAATCAGGGCCTCGCAAATAAATGGATGCGCTTTTTGTATTGACATGCACACTAAAGAAGCCCGCAAAGCAGGCGAAACGGAACAGCGCATTTATGCCCTTAACGCATGGCGTGACACACCGTTTTTTTCAGAAGAAGAACGGGCGATACTGGCATTGACAGAAGAAGTTACTTTAATCAGTAACCATGTAAAAGATGAAACATATCAACAGGCAGCCAAAGTGCTGGAAAAAACTTACCTGGCGCAAGTAATCTTAGCCATTATCACTATCAATGCATGGAACAGGATAGGCATTACAACCAACTTGATTCCGGCGTAG
- a CDS encoding PLP-dependent aminotransferase family protein, with amino-acid sequence MLPYKSLIQVDRNASVSLHIQVCNMFISLITSGTLQPADILPGSRVLAQLIGINRNTVKLAYEELVSQGWAESVERKGVFVLSKLPVLSRPAVPEPGKNNPHHEAFTWTNKFENAWITKGPEKEMLTIDGGFPDVRLTPVDLLMREYRSLSRRLYGKNYLKYGSSKGSENLRTAICSYLSHTRGLSVPVENIVITKGSQMGIYLATQLLINPGDSVAVGLSNYVLADDTFRYAGANLVRIPVDTYGMDIDHLETILQYRSIKAVYIIPHHHYPTTVTMSTERRLKLLKLATEYRFAIIEDDYDFDFHYNNKPYLPLASIDHNQNVIYIGSVTKTFAPALRIGFMTGPSAFVNAAAALRELIDKQGDTVLEEAFAVLFNNGEMERYFRKSLKIYRQRRNLLCQILQSDFSNDITFNVPEGGLAVWANFNEQIDLVKLAEDAAKKRLQIDDGSFYKNESYAVNGIRMGFASLDENETIKALELLKKVLH; translated from the coding sequence GTGTTACCCTATAAATCATTGATCCAGGTTGACCGGAACGCTTCCGTATCCTTACATATCCAGGTGTGCAATATGTTTATATCATTGATTACCAGTGGTACGCTACAGCCTGCCGATATCCTGCCGGGATCCCGCGTACTTGCACAATTGATTGGTATTAACAGGAACACGGTAAAACTGGCTTACGAAGAGCTGGTTAGCCAGGGTTGGGCCGAATCAGTTGAGCGCAAAGGCGTATTCGTGCTTTCAAAGTTACCAGTACTTTCCAGGCCTGCCGTTCCTGAGCCAGGTAAAAACAACCCTCACCATGAAGCTTTTACCTGGACTAATAAATTTGAAAATGCATGGATCACTAAAGGTCCCGAAAAGGAAATGCTCACCATTGATGGCGGCTTTCCGGATGTGCGCTTAACGCCGGTTGATCTGTTAATGCGTGAATACCGGAGCCTTTCCAGGAGATTATACGGAAAGAACTATTTGAAATATGGAAGCTCCAAAGGTTCGGAAAACCTTCGTACTGCTATTTGCAGCTACCTTTCACACACCAGGGGATTGAGTGTTCCTGTCGAAAATATAGTGATCACCAAAGGTAGCCAAATGGGGATCTATTTAGCTACCCAACTGCTGATTAATCCCGGTGATAGCGTAGCCGTTGGTCTTTCAAATTATGTTTTGGCTGATGATACTTTCAGATACGCAGGTGCTAACCTTGTGAGGATTCCGGTTGATACTTATGGAATGGATATTGATCATCTTGAAACGATTTTACAATATAGAAGTATCAAAGCAGTATACATCATACCGCATCATCACTACCCAACAACGGTAACCATGAGTACGGAGCGGAGGTTAAAATTGTTAAAGCTTGCAACAGAATACCGCTTTGCTATTATAGAAGACGATTACGACTTTGATTTTCATTATAACAACAAACCTTACCTGCCACTGGCAAGTATTGACCATAATCAAAACGTAATTTATATAGGCTCTGTTACTAAAACATTTGCTCCCGCTCTACGCATTGGCTTTATGACCGGGCCTTCGGCATTTGTTAACGCAGCAGCAGCGTTAAGAGAGCTGATAGACAAGCAAGGAGACACAGTGCTGGAAGAGGCATTTGCCGTACTGTTTAATAACGGCGAGATGGAAAGGTACTTCAGAAAATCGTTAAAAATTTACAGGCAGCGCAGAAATTTGCTTTGCCAGATCCTCCAATCGGATTTCAGCAACGATATAACTTTCAACGTTCCCGAAGGCGGCCTTGCTGTTTGGGCAAATTTTAATGAGCAGATTGATTTAGTAAAACTGGCCGAAGATGCCGCGAAGAAGAGACTTCAGATAGACGACGGGAGTTTTTACAAAAACGAATCTTATGCTGTTAACGGAATCAGAATGGGCTTTGCCTCTCTCGATGAAAATGAGACGATCAAAGCACTTGAGCTCCTGAAAAAGGTACTGCATTAA